A region from the Thermoplasmatales archaeon genome encodes:
- a CDS encoding prefoldin subunit alpha, with protein sequence MADENQVNIVDEINYTKSLIDSLDSQLNGLVRGMEEIKRVQNILKDTGIPASKDRRISIGAGIFASGSIDTSSRMLVPIGSDVYVEEDPEKLSGRLDKNIADLQNSIGTLSVRRSDLVNRYEALMSVVDQAKQEDQGKS encoded by the coding sequence ATGGCAGACGAGAATCAGGTAAACATTGTTGACGAGATAAATTACACAAAATCACTGATAGATTCACTGGATTCACAGCTGAACGGCCTTGTCAGGGGCATGGAGGAGATCAAGCGGGTCCAGAACATCCTGAAGGACACTGGAATACCTGCGTCAAAAGACAGGAGAATATCCATAGGAGCTGGCATATTCGCATCAGGAAGCATAGACACCAGTTCCAGGATGCTGGTGCCAATAGGGTCGGATGTATATGTTGAGGAGGATCCGGAAAAACTGTCAGGCAGGCTGGACAAAAACATAGCCGATCTGCAGAATTCTATCGGGACACTCAGCGTGAGGCGTTCCGATCTCGTGAACCGCTACGAGGCTCTCATGTCTGTAGTGGATCAGGCAAAGCAGGAAGATCAGGGCAAGAGCTGA
- a CDS encoding Signal recognition particle 54 kDa protein, with product MFDGLKNLFKHDIPEDEEVLNAKKGEIEDEIRTVLLESDVSFEAVEVIEDDIRKRIDRIKKISKSTLMGVVRDTIRDALMTSQLDFDILTVEQKPYTVLFLGINGTGKTTTIAKVAKYLKDAGKRSVISASDTFRAGAIDQISILGDRVGVKVIRHEIGSDPSAVAFDAIEHARARGLDYVLIDSAGRMQTNKNLVDEMKKIKRVSKPDLTVLVLDSMVGQDVLNQAETFLKEIGFDAIILTKLDTDAKGGSLLSIVISMKKPVLFLCTGQGMDDIVRFDPDWYLEKIFS from the coding sequence ATGTTTGATGGACTGAAAAATCTTTTCAAGCACGACATCCCGGAAGATGAAGAAGTCCTTAACGCAAAAAAAGGGGAGATAGAGGATGAGATCAGGACTGTGCTGCTGGAATCAGACGTTTCCTTTGAAGCAGTTGAAGTTATAGAGGATGACATAAGGAAAAGGATTGACAGGATAAAGAAGATCAGTAAATCCACACTTATGGGTGTCGTGAGAGACACGATCAGGGACGCGCTGATGACCAGTCAATTGGATTTTGACATCCTTACTGTTGAGCAGAAACCATACACAGTGCTTTTCCTTGGTATTAATGGCACAGGAAAGACCACAACCATAGCAAAGGTTGCAAAGTACCTGAAGGACGCAGGAAAACGTTCGGTTATTTCAGCTTCAGACACTTTCAGGGCAGGAGCCATAGACCAGATTTCCATACTTGGGGACCGCGTTGGCGTGAAGGTTATCAGGCACGAAATTGGAAGTGACCCCTCAGCGGTTGCTTTCGATGCCATAGAGCATGCCAGGGCAAGAGGCCTGGACTATGTGCTCATAGATTCTGCGGGAAGAATGCAGACCAATAAGAACCTCGTTGATGAGATGAAGAAGATCAAGCGCGTCTCAAAACCGGACCTGACCGTCCTGGTCCTTGATTCAATGGTCGGGCAGGATGTCCTGAACCAGGCAGAGACGTTTCTGAAGGAGATTGGATTCGATGCGATAATCCTGACAAAACTTGACACAGACGCCAAGGGAGGTTCTCTGCTCAGCATTGTCATATCCATGAAAAAGCCGGTGCTGTTTCTCTGCACGGGGCAGGGAATGGATGACATAGTGAGGTTCGACCCTGACTGGTATCTTGAAAAGATTTTCTCGTAG
- a CDS encoding H+ Antiporter protein encodes MLSNNSKYHPSIIAIAIADFIRGFTRYPLWILISIYLLTVRHMGYLDIGIIFLLQSVFTVPFSIYGGRISDISGRRGLALLMPILLLFTYLAFFFVVYRNLSIIAVTAMMIVISILNNVQYNVGNSILTDLSSESQRLNSFSLVRVLSNAGIGAGLIFSGFTAILNPAYFFLAPVFGSFIEIFIIFRYVPESLPKTHELGESTRHVFSLRKDRVLILVSLVLAFSGLFSSMFESPLLPLYLTSRFDYPELQITALYAVNTLIVILFQFRVNALSRKIGEVYTYAIGLIIYSASYFIFGVTGIFGILLVNAAMLTLGENMTSQFSQVFISRIAPENRRGEYFGYSSAIFSFIFPFSPFIGTLLLQIFHPHPLLLWGIISAACVIMAIISLTLVRVIPKPDAAT; translated from the coding sequence ATGCTTTCCAATAATTCGAAGTATCACCCTTCTATAATTGCAATTGCAATTGCGGATTTTATAAGGGGGTTCACCAGGTATCCTCTATGGATTCTCATTTCCATTTATCTCCTCACAGTAAGGCACATGGGCTATCTGGACATCGGGATCATATTCCTGCTGCAATCCGTATTCACGGTGCCATTTTCCATTTACGGAGGAAGGATATCGGACATTAGCGGCAGGAGAGGGCTGGCCCTGCTGATGCCTATACTGCTTCTTTTCACATACCTTGCATTCTTTTTTGTAGTATACAGAAACCTCTCCATCATTGCGGTAACCGCAATGATGATAGTCATCAGCATTCTCAATAACGTTCAGTACAACGTCGGAAACTCGATACTCACGGACCTGTCAAGCGAGTCACAGCGCCTGAATTCCTTCAGCCTGGTCAGGGTGCTGAGCAATGCAGGTATCGGTGCAGGGCTGATTTTTTCCGGCTTTACCGCTATCCTGAACCCAGCATACTTCTTTCTTGCCCCGGTTTTCGGGAGCTTCATAGAAATATTCATAATATTCAGGTATGTTCCCGAGTCCCTGCCAAAAACGCATGAACTGGGGGAAAGTACAAGGCATGTTTTTTCCCTCAGGAAAGATAGAGTCCTGATCCTTGTTTCGCTGGTTCTAGCTTTCTCTGGGCTCTTCTCAAGCATGTTCGAGAGCCCGCTGCTCCCTCTATATCTCACAAGCCGGTTTGACTATCCTGAACTCCAGATAACCGCGCTATATGCTGTGAACACTCTCATCGTGATCCTTTTCCAGTTTAGGGTAAACGCCCTCAGCAGGAAGATAGGCGAGGTATACACCTATGCAATAGGACTCATTATCTACTCAGCTTCATATTTTATATTTGGCGTTACTGGTATCTTCGGAATACTGCTGGTGAACGCCGCCATGCTGACATTGGGGGAGAACATGACGTCGCAGTTTTCACAGGTCTTCATATCCAGGATTGCTCCTGAAAATAGGAGAGGAGAGTATTTTGGATACAGTTCAGCGATATTCAGCTTTATATTTCCATTTTCCCCTTTCATAGGCACCCTGTTGCTGCAGATCTTCCATCCTCATCCATTGCTGTTATGGGGGATAATCTCAGCAGCCTGTGTTATAATGGCCATAATTTCACTCACGCTCGTGAGAGTGATCCCAAAACCGGATGCGGCAACCTGA
- a CDS encoding helix-turn-helix protein yields MEIYEKIAGEITISDNPGETIRKWREEFGITQQEISRYLDISPSVINDYESGRRKSPGVFSVKKIVYALVDIDKKRGGNVIRKYVSGMPSDALIDIKDYDHDIMLDRIVPLIKGKNVSSIDLRRAVRGYTIVDGVKAILSFSYSEYSKLYGWSSQRIIFFTEVKMGRSPMIAIRVHPLKPAAVIYIQPDRIDELAIKIAEIENIPLIVTDMPPHDISKVMSALRVSTG; encoded by the coding sequence GTGGAAATATACGAAAAAATTGCAGGGGAAATTACAATCTCTGACAATCCCGGGGAAACAATAAGAAAATGGAGAGAGGAGTTCGGAATAACGCAACAGGAGATCTCAAGGTACCTTGACATATCTCCATCTGTCATAAATGATTACGAATCGGGAAGAAGGAAATCCCCAGGCGTGTTCTCAGTCAAGAAAATCGTATACGCCCTGGTCGACATAGACAAGAAAAGGGGAGGAAATGTCATACGAAAATATGTCAGTGGAATGCCTTCGGATGCACTCATAGACATCAAGGACTACGACCACGATATCATGCTTGATAGAATTGTTCCCCTGATAAAGGGTAAGAATGTCTCCAGCATCGATCTAAGGAGGGCTGTCAGGGGATATACCATCGTTGACGGAGTGAAAGCCATACTTTCATTCTCCTATTCTGAATACAGCAAGCTTTATGGGTGGTCTAGCCAGAGGATCATATTCTTCACTGAAGTCAAGATGGGAAGGAGCCCGATGATAGCCATCAGGGTACATCCGCTGAAACCTGCTGCAGTGATTTACATTCAGCCGGACCGGATAGATGAACTCGCCATAAAGATAGCAGAGATAGAGAATATACCGCTCATAGTGACGGACATGCCTCCACACGACATATCAAAGGTAATGTCTGCCCTTAGAGTTTCTACCGGATAA
- the cas2 gene encoding CRISPR-associated endoribonuclease Cas2 — protein MWVILSYDINEKRVQVIRKTCLPYLKWLQNSVFVGDITKANLDILISKLKSKMKAEEDSIQIFTLRDESLAKRISLGLSKEFSNII, from the coding sequence TTGTGGGTAATTCTTTCGTATGATATAAACGAAAAGAGAGTACAAGTCATTCGGAAGACCTGCCTTCCGTACTTGAAATGGCTACAGAATTCTGTATTTGTAGGTGATATCACAAAGGCCAACTTAGACATATTGATCTCAAAATTGAAAAGTAAGATGAAAGCTGAAGAGGACTCCATCCAGATCTTTACTCTAAGGGATGAGAGCCTTGCTAAGAGAATATCCTTAGGACTTTCCAAAGAATTCAGTAACATCATTTGA
- the cas1 gene encoding CRISPR-associated endonuclease Cas1, with the protein MGETYYLLKSGTLSKSSNSLILKNETENFEIPLEAVDTLMIFGNVTFTTPALSLLSEKNIPAILFSERGWYITSLIPENYLQSGIVLAKQVEHQVDYGKRMYIAKKIVIGAAKNMRKVTARLGTEKSPLMEKQINSTNSIQELMGIEGNIHIRYLEILDTKLLGKFKINSRTRRPPGNYSNSMMSYLYSVLYGVVGAEIFGTHLSPSVSYLHELSERRSSLALDIAEIFRPIFCDRTILKLINLGIMGEGDFVNDGGVFMNERGKRKVLQEFDKKMQETTYVSSLNRKVSNRRLIRLELYKLERHILGDSEYKAYVSRV; encoded by the coding sequence ATGGGGGAAACCTATTATCTTTTAAAGTCTGGGACACTTTCTAAATCGTCTAATTCGCTGATTTTGAAGAATGAGACAGAGAATTTTGAGATACCGTTGGAGGCTGTGGACACACTAATGATTTTTGGGAACGTAACATTCACTACGCCAGCTCTTTCCCTATTATCTGAAAAAAATATCCCTGCGATTCTCTTTTCTGAAAGAGGCTGGTATATAACTAGTCTTATACCTGAAAATTACCTACAGAGTGGAATTGTACTCGCGAAGCAAGTAGAACACCAAGTAGATTATGGAAAGCGCATGTATATTGCGAAAAAAATTGTAATCGGAGCGGCAAAAAATATGCGCAAGGTGACAGCGAGATTGGGCACAGAGAAATCCCCGCTAATGGAGAAACAGATAAATTCTACCAATTCAATACAAGAACTAATGGGTATTGAAGGGAATATCCACATCAGGTATCTAGAAATTCTTGATACAAAATTACTAGGCAAATTCAAAATAAATTCTAGAACTCGGCGCCCGCCAGGAAATTATAGCAATTCAATGATGAGTTACCTATACTCAGTTCTATACGGCGTTGTAGGCGCCGAAATATTTGGCACTCATCTCTCTCCTTCGGTGAGTTATCTGCATGAACTGTCGGAAAGAAGATCAAGCTTAGCTCTTGATATAGCGGAAATTTTCAGGCCTATTTTTTGTGATAGAACAATTCTTAAGTTGATAAACCTTGGAATTATGGGCGAAGGCGACTTTGTGAATGATGGGGGCGTATTTATGAACGAAAGGGGGAAAAGGAAAGTGCTTCAGGAGTTTGACAAGAAAATGCAAGAAACTACGTATGTTTCATCGCTCAATAGGAAAGTTTCGAATCGAAGACTCATTAGATTAGAATTATATAAACTAGAACGACATATATTGGGTGACTCGGAATACAAAGCTTACGTATCTCGGGTGTGA
- a CDS encoding CRISPR-associated protein Cas4, translating into MKAPESYRGTDISYVSICLRRAWLSLHEIYITDGTDFVKLGAYANEIQRKFGYSQVSIGRNKLDYVQFLPNGKLIVHEFKRGRKTIEADALQLTHYMLIASIKGFSIDHGEIHLLGARKIRKLDYPNEFVERVKIKYQEIDSLMTSGIPIGKRNYFCSHGCSYVEFCWG; encoded by the coding sequence ATGAAAGCGCCAGAGTCCTACCGTGGGACAGATATCAGCTATGTTTCCATATGCCTCAGAAGGGCCTGGTTATCTTTACATGAAATATATATTACAGACGGTACTGATTTTGTAAAGTTAGGTGCATATGCAAATGAAATACAAAGAAAGTTTGGGTATTCGCAAGTTAGCATTGGGAGGAACAAATTAGATTACGTTCAGTTTCTTCCAAATGGGAAACTGATTGTCCACGAATTTAAAAGGGGACGCAAAACTATTGAAGCCGATGCTCTTCAATTGACACATTACATGTTGATAGCGAGTATCAAAGGATTTTCTATAGATCACGGTGAAATCCATCTACTAGGTGCCAGGAAGATTAGAAAATTGGATTATCCGAATGAGTTTGTAGAACGGGTCAAGATAAAATACCAAGAAATTGATTCACTCATGACATCGGGTATACCAATCGGAAAGCGCAACTATTTTTGCTCTCATGGGTGCAGCTATGTAGAATTCTGCTGGGGGTAG